In Methylocystis echinoides, one genomic interval encodes:
- the tig gene encoding trigger factor, which yields MQVTQTSSQGLKQEFKVVLPAADLAAKLGAQLAEVQAKAQIKGFRPGKAPIGHLKKLYGKSIMGEVLQEAVNEANRKIVEDNGLRIAVEPKLDFPGGQDEVERALAAEGDFAFTVTFETLPKFEVGALDDIALERPVAEVGDDDVDAALKNLADRVQEFEPRAEGSKAEKGDKLTIDFTGRLDGVPFEGGTGGDIDIVLGSGTFIPGFEEQLEGAGVGDQRLVKVKFPDDYSAAHLAGKDAEFDVTVKGVAAPKAMEIGEDLAKKYGFENFEAMKTAVKGNLEADFHKVSRDRLKRALLDALDGRYSFELPETLVEQEFNNIWQQHEAEARRSGQPLAEEGKTEEETRAEFRKIAERRVRLGLVLAEIGQNAGVKVEDKDLTEALVERARMFPGQEKQVWDFYRNNEQALAQLRAPIYEERVVDHISKLIKITDKPVTKDELFKEEDEA from the coding sequence ATGCAAGTGACGCAAACCTCCTCGCAGGGTTTGAAGCAGGAATTCAAGGTCGTGCTGCCGGCGGCGGACCTCGCGGCCAAGCTCGGGGCGCAACTCGCCGAGGTGCAGGCCAAGGCCCAGATCAAGGGCTTCCGTCCCGGCAAAGCGCCGATCGGCCATCTCAAGAAGCTCTATGGCAAGAGCATCATGGGCGAGGTGCTGCAGGAGGCGGTCAACGAGGCCAACCGCAAGATCGTCGAGGATAACGGGCTGCGAATCGCGGTCGAACCCAAGCTCGATTTCCCCGGCGGACAGGACGAGGTGGAGCGCGCGCTGGCCGCCGAGGGCGATTTCGCCTTCACCGTCACCTTCGAGACCCTGCCGAAGTTCGAAGTCGGCGCGCTCGACGACATTGCGCTCGAGCGCCCCGTCGCCGAGGTCGGCGATGACGACGTTGACGCCGCTCTCAAGAATCTCGCGGACCGGGTTCAGGAGTTCGAGCCGCGCGCCGAAGGCTCCAAGGCCGAAAAGGGCGACAAGCTCACGATCGACTTCACCGGCAGGCTCGACGGCGTGCCCTTCGAAGGGGGCACGGGCGGCGACATCGACATCGTGCTCGGCTCAGGCACCTTTATTCCGGGTTTCGAGGAGCAGCTCGAGGGCGCCGGCGTCGGCGACCAGCGGCTCGTCAAGGTCAAGTTCCCCGACGACTATTCGGCCGCCCATCTCGCCGGCAAGGACGCGGAGTTCGACGTGACGGTCAAGGGCGTCGCCGCGCCGAAGGCGATGGAGATCGGCGAGGACCTGGCCAAGAAATACGGCTTCGAGAATTTCGAGGCGATGAAAACCGCCGTGAAGGGCAATCTCGAAGCGGACTTCCACAAGGTCTCGCGCGACCGCCTGAAGCGCGCCCTGCTGGACGCGCTCGACGGCCGTTATTCTTTCGAACTGCCCGAAACGCTCGTCGAGCAGGAGTTCAACAACATCTGGCAGCAGCATGAGGCCGAGGCCCGCCGCAGCGGCCAGCCGCTCGCTGAGGAAGGCAAGACCGAAGAAGAGACGCGCGCCGAGTTCCGCAAGATCGCCGAGCGTCGCGTGCGCCTTGGCCTCGTTCTTGCTGAAATCGGCCAGAACGCCGGCGTGAAGGTCGAGGACAAGGATCTGACCGAGGCGCTGGTCGAGCGCGCCCGAATGTTCCCGGGCCAGGAAAAGCAGGTCTGGGATTTCTACCGCAACAACGAGCAGGCGCTCGCTCAGCTGCGCGCGCCGATCTATGAAGAGCGCGTCGTCGATCACATCTCCAAGCTGATCAAGATCACGGACAAGCCCGTGACCAAGGACGAGCTCTTCAAGGAAGAGGATGAAGCGTAA
- the clpP gene encoding ATP-dependent Clp endopeptidase proteolytic subunit ClpP codes for MRDPIEVYNQYLIPQVIENTSRGERGFDIYSRLLRERIIFLTGPVEDHMASVIIAQLLFLESENPKKEISLYINSPGGVVTAGLAIYDTMQFIKPKVSTLCVGQAASMGSLLLCAGEAGLRFALPNARVMLHQPSGGFQGQASDIQRHAEDILKVKKRLNDIYVRHTGKDYDLIERTLDRDHFMSAEEAKAFGIVDSVQEKRAESETEAK; via the coding sequence ATGCGTGATCCGATCGAGGTCTACAACCAGTATCTCATTCCCCAGGTGATCGAAAACACGTCGCGAGGCGAGCGCGGGTTCGACATCTATTCGCGTCTTCTGCGCGAGCGGATCATCTTTCTTACCGGGCCGGTCGAAGACCATATGGCTTCGGTGATCATCGCGCAGCTCTTGTTCCTGGAATCGGAAAATCCGAAGAAGGAAATCTCGCTCTACATCAACTCGCCGGGCGGCGTGGTGACGGCGGGCCTCGCCATCTACGATACGATGCAGTTCATCAAGCCCAAGGTTTCGACGCTCTGCGTCGGGCAGGCGGCGTCGATGGGCTCGCTGCTGCTCTGCGCCGGCGAGGCGGGGCTGCGCTTCGCGCTGCCGAACGCCCGCGTGATGCTGCATCAGCCGTCTGGCGGCTTTCAGGGCCAGGCCTCCGACATTCAGCGCCACGCAGAGGACATCCTCAAGGTCAAGAAGCGGTTGAATGACATCTACGTCCGCCACACCGGCAAGGACTATGACCTGATCGAGCGCACGCTCGACCGCGATCATTTCATGTCGGCGGAGGAGGCCAAGGCGTTCGGCATTGTCGACAGCGTGCAGGAGAAGCGCGCCGAGAGCGAGACAGAAGCCAAGTAA
- a CDS encoding acetyl/propionyl/methylcrotonyl-CoA carboxylase subunit alpha, whose amino-acid sequence MFRKILIANRGEIACRIIKTAKKMGIATVAVYSDADADALHVEMADEAIHLGPPPAAQSYLLIDKIVAACKQTGAEAVHPGYGFLSERAAFANALKEAGIVFIGPNPRAIEAMGDKIESKKFASAAKVSVVPGYLGVIETPEEAVRIAKDIGYPVMLKASAGGGGKGMRIAFNDAEVVEGFTRARSEAASSFGDDRVFVEKFIVNPRHIEIQVLGDKHGNVIHLNERECSIQRRNQKVIEEAPSPLLDEATRAEMGAQAVALAKAVDYDSAGTVEFVAGQDKSFYFLEMNTRLQVEHPVTELITGIDLVEQMIRVAAGEPLQIKQENVKINGWAVESRIYAEDPTRNFLPSIGRLVKYRPPEERKDGGITVRNDTGVTEGREISIHYDPMIAKLVTHAPDRLRAIVAQADALDRFVIDGIRHNIPFLSSLMQSARWRSGNLSTGFIAEEYPEGFSAPAPIGDVAWTLAAVATLMDHIGNARKRQISGQLMNGRPVEFTRDRVCMLGEARFDVQLEEQGEALVVRFADGDSRAHRISSQWRPGHELFVGDVDGHTVYVQARAILNGYELSHQGVSVPARVYTQREAELAALMPKKKDAGASKHLLCPMPGLVKTVDVTEGQEVKAGEALCMVEAMKMENVLRAERDVTIKKILAKPGDSLAVDAVIMEFA is encoded by the coding sequence ATGTTTCGCAAAATTTTGATCGCCAACCGTGGCGAAATCGCCTGCCGCATCATCAAGACCGCGAAGAAGATGGGCATCGCCACGGTCGCCGTCTATTCGGACGCCGACGCTGACGCGCTCCACGTCGAAATGGCGGACGAGGCGATCCATCTCGGCCCCCCGCCCGCCGCGCAGTCCTATCTCCTGATCGACAAGATCGTCGCCGCTTGCAAACAGACCGGCGCCGAGGCTGTTCATCCGGGCTATGGCTTTCTCTCCGAGCGCGCGGCTTTCGCCAATGCGCTGAAAGAGGCGGGGATCGTCTTCATCGGCCCCAATCCGCGCGCCATCGAGGCGATGGGCGACAAGATCGAATCGAAGAAATTCGCCTCCGCCGCCAAGGTGAGCGTCGTGCCGGGCTATCTCGGCGTGATCGAAACGCCCGAAGAAGCCGTGCGGATCGCCAAGGACATCGGCTATCCGGTGATGCTGAAGGCGTCCGCCGGCGGCGGCGGCAAGGGCATGCGCATCGCCTTCAACGACGCCGAGGTCGTCGAGGGCTTCACGCGCGCGCGCTCGGAGGCGGCGTCCTCCTTCGGCGACGACCGAGTCTTCGTCGAGAAATTCATCGTCAATCCGCGCCACATCGAAATCCAGGTGCTCGGCGACAAGCACGGCAACGTCATTCACTTGAATGAGCGTGAATGCTCGATTCAGCGCCGCAACCAGAAAGTTATTGAAGAAGCGCCGTCGCCGCTGCTCGACGAAGCGACCCGCGCCGAAATGGGCGCCCAGGCCGTCGCGCTCGCCAAGGCGGTGGATTACGACTCGGCCGGCACGGTCGAATTCGTCGCGGGCCAGGACAAGAGCTTCTACTTCCTCGAGATGAACACCCGCCTGCAGGTGGAGCATCCGGTCACCGAGCTCATCACCGGCATCGACCTCGTCGAGCAGATGATCCGCGTCGCGGCCGGAGAGCCGCTGCAGATCAAGCAGGAGAACGTCAAGATCAACGGCTGGGCGGTGGAGAGCCGCATTTACGCCGAAGACCCGACGCGCAACTTCCTGCCCTCGATCGGCCGACTTGTGAAGTATCGCCCGCCGGAAGAGCGCAAGGACGGCGGAATCACGGTGCGCAACGACACCGGCGTCACCGAGGGCCGCGAGATTTCGATCCATTACGATCCGATGATCGCAAAGCTCGTGACTCACGCGCCGGATCGTCTGCGCGCCATCGTGGCGCAGGCCGACGCGCTCGATCGTTTCGTGATCGACGGCATCCGCCACAATATTCCGTTCCTGTCGTCGCTGATGCAGAGCGCGCGCTGGCGCTCGGGAAATCTGTCGACGGGCTTCATCGCCGAGGAATATCCCGAGGGCTTCTCGGCGCCGGCCCCGATCGGCGACGTCGCCTGGACGCTCGCCGCCGTGGCGACGCTGATGGATCACATCGGCAACGCGCGCAAGCGTCAGATCAGCGGCCAGCTGATGAACGGCCGGCCGGTCGAATTTACCCGTGACCGCGTCTGCATGTTGGGCGAGGCCCGCTTCGACGTGCAGCTCGAGGAGCAGGGCGAGGCCCTCGTCGTTCGCTTCGCCGACGGCGACAGTCGCGCCCATCGTATTTCGTCGCAGTGGCGGCCGGGCCACGAGCTGTTCGTCGGCGACGTCGACGGCCACACGGTCTATGTGCAGGCGCGGGCGATCCTCAACGGCTACGAACTGTCTCATCAGGGCGTCAGCGTTCCGGCCCGCGTCTATACGCAGCGCGAGGCGGAGCTTGCCGCGCTCATGCCCAAGAAAAAGGACGCCGGCGCCTCCAAGCATCTGCTTTGCCCCATGCCGGGTCTGGTCAAGACCGTGGATGTAACGGAAGGGCAGGAGGTCAAGGCGGGCGAGGCGCTTTGCATGGTTGAGGCGATGAAGATGGAGAACGTGCTGCGCGCCGAGCGCGACGTGACCATCAAGAAGATCCTCGCCAAGCCCGGCGACAGTCTCGCCGTCGACGCGGTGATCATGGAATTCGCCTGA
- a CDS encoding HlyD family efflux transporter periplasmic adaptor subunit, which translates to MASEETDAPRAIGSAPPLSRKTIRARRAFLLKALAVGVGIGVLVTAFRWFTYDRDWVTTDNAFVSGNIIPVQADATGVVAKVLAEETQLVKKGDVLIQLDAQRARAALGQAEAELARAVRNVGALYANRRQVCQKIGARAAVRERTRHDLARYRKAATSGAASGQILQNTEDTLAAQEADLREARAEYQAIESRVGGVELVKHPDIELAKARFNDAYIEYLRQNIRAPATGYVAKRRVQVGQRVRPGDQIMNIVPLDHLWVEANLWENRMERIRPGQPALIKVDLYGSSALFHGTVEGLVPGSGSVFATLPPDNATGNFIRIVQRVPVRIAIDPEELKKTPLRPGLSTVTSINVSAEPKTMNESIVKTAAGEYATEVFDKDLEEARARAQKIVRENLVGGANAGDGACAAAAD; encoded by the coding sequence TTGGCTTCAGAAGAGACAGACGCGCCGCGGGCGATTGGAAGCGCCCCGCCCCTGTCGCGCAAGACCATCCGCGCACGGCGCGCTTTCCTGCTCAAGGCGCTGGCCGTCGGCGTCGGCATCGGGGTTTTGGTCACGGCCTTTCGCTGGTTCACTTATGACCGCGACTGGGTGACGACCGACAACGCCTTCGTCTCCGGCAACATCATTCCCGTGCAGGCGGACGCGACCGGCGTCGTCGCCAAGGTGCTCGCGGAGGAAACGCAGCTCGTCAAGAAAGGCGACGTGTTGATCCAGCTCGACGCCCAACGTGCGCGGGCCGCGCTGGGCCAGGCCGAGGCCGAGCTTGCCCGCGCCGTGCGCAATGTCGGCGCGCTCTACGCCAACCGCCGTCAGGTCTGTCAGAAGATCGGCGCGCGCGCCGCGGTCCGCGAGCGGACGCGCCACGATCTCGCGCGGTATCGCAAGGCCGCGACGAGCGGCGCCGCTTCGGGACAAATTCTGCAGAACACCGAGGATACGCTCGCTGCGCAAGAAGCGGATCTGCGCGAGGCGCGCGCCGAATATCAGGCGATCGAATCGCGCGTCGGCGGCGTAGAGCTCGTCAAACACCCGGACATCGAACTCGCCAAGGCGCGCTTCAATGACGCCTATATTGAATATTTGCGCCAAAACATTCGCGCTCCGGCGACGGGTTATGTCGCCAAGCGGCGCGTGCAGGTCGGCCAGCGCGTGCGCCCCGGCGACCAGATCATGAATATCGTGCCGCTCGACCACCTCTGGGTCGAAGCCAATCTGTGGGAAAACCGCATGGAGCGGATTCGCCCCGGCCAGCCAGCGCTGATCAAGGTCGATCTCTACGGATCGAGCGCGCTGTTCCATGGCACGGTCGAGGGTCTCGTGCCCGGCTCGGGCAGCGTCTTCGCGACCCTGCCCCCGGACAACGCCACCGGCAATTTCATCCGCATCGTGCAGCGGGTGCCGGTGCGCATCGCCATCGATCCCGAGGAGCTGAAGAAAACCCCATTGCGGCCGGGGCTTTCGACGGTCACCTCGATTAATGTGAGCGCCGAACCCAAGACGATGAACGAGTCCATCGTGAAGACGGCCGCCGGCGAATATGCAACCGAGGTCTTCGACAAGGACCTCGAAGAGGCGCGCGCGCGCGCGCAAAAGATCGTGCGGGAAAATCTCGTCGGCGGGGCTAACGCCGGCGACGGCGCATGCGCGGCGGCGGCGGATTAA
- a CDS encoding efflux transporter outer membrane subunit, whose product MRLYQPRRPLARRGALAAAPLALALAGCMPTAQDQRAEFMEVPSMSRTIAASGVKSVSSEKGWPGQQWWRAFRSADLDRIMEKALIDNQNLRKAADTLKEAEAAVDIASSRLTPYVEADLTYKQYRYAERGVAAGLNPRQGGLEKSAAFLNPISAKWELDFWGKNRALLDAAIGDALAQAGELEQTRLLLTTSVARAYLRGFVLAEQLKLAKELTGLRRELRQLAETRYATGIEALDFVQIARSNEEAAVRREAALTAAISIQENALARLMGEGPDVARGLFEARKKVAPVQPALPQRLPIELLAHRPDLMAALRRAEAWADRIHAAKALFLPSIDLSVSAGLEASVTSTQFAKLGGYLFNPGAMVYSVTPGLHLPIFQGGKLTGNLEVQRADYDQAVDTYNETLLTAAQQVADALVNLKRFKSEYESQSRFIKARRAEVELARIRLRDGLRDRREYVQEYADMLDAVFIQRGLEGDKFVSTVDLFQALGGGYDAGPQAYEPRPAPETDPITPVVDAVQSLGGG is encoded by the coding sequence ATGCGACTTTATCAACCACGACGCCCGTTGGCGCGGCGCGGGGCCCTTGCCGCCGCGCCGCTGGCGCTCGCGCTCGCCGGCTGCATGCCGACCGCCCAGGACCAGCGCGCGGAATTCATGGAGGTCCCCTCCATGAGCCGCACCATCGCGGCCTCCGGCGTGAAAAGCGTCAGCAGCGAAAAAGGCTGGCCCGGCCAGCAGTGGTGGCGGGCTTTCCGCAGCGCGGACCTCGACCGCATCATGGAAAAGGCGCTCATCGACAATCAGAACCTTCGCAAAGCCGCCGACACGCTCAAAGAGGCCGAGGCCGCCGTCGACATCGCGAGTTCGCGTTTAACGCCCTATGTCGAGGCCGATCTCACCTACAAGCAATATCGCTACGCCGAGCGCGGCGTCGCGGCCGGGCTCAATCCCCGCCAGGGCGGACTCGAGAAATCGGCGGCTTTCCTCAACCCCATTTCGGCGAAATGGGAGCTGGATTTCTGGGGCAAGAACCGCGCCTTGCTCGACGCCGCAATCGGCGACGCGCTGGCGCAGGCGGGCGAATTGGAGCAGACCCGGCTGCTGCTCACGACGAGCGTCGCGCGGGCCTATCTGCGTGGATTCGTGCTCGCCGAACAGCTCAAGCTCGCAAAGGAGCTGACCGGCCTGCGGCGCGAACTGCGCCAGCTCGCCGAGACGCGCTACGCGACCGGCATCGAGGCGCTCGACTTCGTCCAGATCGCCCGCAGCAACGAGGAAGCCGCGGTGCGGCGCGAAGCGGCGCTGACAGCGGCCATTTCCATTCAGGAGAACGCCCTCGCCCGACTGATGGGCGAAGGCCCGGACGTCGCGCGCGGCCTCTTCGAGGCCAGGAAGAAGGTCGCCCCGGTGCAGCCGGCGCTGCCCCAGCGTCTGCCGATCGAGCTTCTTGCGCATCGCCCGGATCTGATGGCGGCGCTGCGGCGCGCAGAGGCCTGGGCCGATCGCATTCATGCGGCCAAGGCGCTGTTTCTGCCCTCAATCGACCTTTCCGTGTCGGCGGGGCTCGAAGCCTCGGTCACGTCGACCCAATTCGCCAAGCTCGGCGGCTACCTCTTTAACCCGGGCGCCATGGTCTATAGCGTCACGCCCGGCCTGCATCTGCCGATCTTCCAGGGCGGCAAGCTGACCGGAAATCTCGAAGTGCAGCGGGCGGATTACGATCAGGCCGTGGACACCTATAACGAGACGCTTCTAACGGCCGCGCAGCAGGTCGCCGACGCGCTGGTCAATCTCAAACGCTTCAAATCCGAATACGAGTCGCAGTCGCGGTTCATCAAGGCCCGTCGCGCCGAAGTCGAGCTGGCGCGCATCAGGCTGCGCGACGGGCTGCGCGACCGGCGCGAATATGTGCAGGAATACGCCGACATGCTCGACGCCGTCTTTATCCAGCGCGGCCTCGAGGGCGACAAATTCGTCTCGACGGTGGACCTTTTCCAGGCGCTCGGCGGCGGCTATGACGCGGGACCGCAGGCCTATGAGCCCAGACCCGCGCCGGAGACCGATCCGATCACACCGGTCGTCGACGCCGTGCAATCGCTCGGGGGAGGCTGA
- a CDS encoding MFS transporter yields the protein MTASFDRLTGGRLLLLLLALGVGYVDVLSNVSGHSVLTPYSAGSLEGVTPSYAAWGTTFYLIGVALGVPLARILSGRYGDYRVLTLGYLGYAITSLICVSSFSVFMYAPTRFVFGVFGGFLAVVSQAAALGELPEKQYRIGLGYWAALGILPYTLAVFLGGFWAEYFSWRWLFYANATIGFLISATVGALLYGRSYERKIVRFDAVGFALLAVILICVQMIFSLGNDFDWLDSSLLSADAILVAVAIPAFVVWEWGERHPIIDVRLFARSSYAMGVLSGFFGFLTIQGLMSLLSVQMQILLGYTSSIAGHVYLTMMIAGLPLAAVMYEISKKIDVRLVICLMCMCSSVVLTWLGLFDKHASFDALVIPVIFLGFCVAALSAPTSTLATYGLTGKTYKRAAEEFLLFRLVGGAIGIAFQSVVYFRRTPWHQLNLSEYLGGRRYASLDTLSALTQQLQSLGMSESVARRQIARLIRQQAGILALNDAFLLGACIMFLLGVLVWFARLKKEPSAYAAQATAKTKIESRAAVTADH from the coding sequence ATGACGGCCTCATTCGACCGGCTGACCGGCGGCAGGCTTCTGCTGCTCCTCCTCGCGCTCGGCGTGGGATATGTCGACGTCTTGTCCAATGTCTCGGGCCACAGCGTCCTCACCCCCTATTCGGCGGGCTCGCTCGAGGGCGTAACGCCGAGTTACGCCGCCTGGGGAACGACCTTCTACCTCATCGGCGTCGCGCTCGGCGTGCCGTTGGCGCGCATCCTCTCGGGCCGTTACGGCGACTATCGCGTTCTCACTCTTGGCTATCTCGGCTACGCGATCACCTCGCTGATCTGCGTCTCGAGCTTTTCGGTCTTCATGTATGCGCCGACGCGTTTCGTCTTTGGCGTCTTCGGCGGCTTCCTCGCCGTCGTCAGCCAGGCGGCGGCGCTCGGCGAACTGCCCGAGAAGCAATACCGGATCGGCCTCGGCTATTGGGCCGCGCTCGGCATTCTGCCCTATACGCTCGCCGTTTTTCTGGGTGGCTTCTGGGCCGAATATTTTTCCTGGCGCTGGCTCTTTTACGCCAATGCGACAATCGGCTTTCTGATCTCGGCCACTGTCGGCGCGCTGCTCTATGGCCGCAGCTACGAGCGCAAGATCGTGCGTTTCGACGCCGTCGGCTTTGCGCTGCTCGCCGTCATATTGATCTGCGTGCAGATGATCTTCAGTCTGGGCAACGACTTCGACTGGCTCGACTCGTCGCTTTTGTCGGCGGACGCTATTCTCGTCGCCGTCGCAATTCCGGCTTTCGTCGTCTGGGAATGGGGCGAGCGTCATCCGATCATCGACGTGCGCCTGTTCGCGCGGTCGAGTTACGCCATGGGAGTGCTTTCGGGCTTCTTCGGCTTCCTGACCATTCAGGGGCTGATGTCGCTTCTTTCCGTACAGATGCAGATCCTGCTCGGCTACACATCGTCGATCGCCGGCCACGTCTATCTGACCATGATGATCGCCGGCCTGCCGCTGGCGGCGGTCATGTATGAAATCTCCAAGAAGATCGACGTTCGGCTCGTCATCTGCCTCATGTGCATGTGTTCATCGGTGGTGTTGACCTGGCTCGGCCTCTTCGACAAGCACGCCTCGTTCGACGCGCTGGTCATCCCGGTCATTTTCCTCGGCTTTTGCGTCGCCGCGCTCTCAGCCCCGACGTCGACGCTCGCGACCTATGGGCTCACCGGCAAGACCTACAAACGCGCCGCCGAGGAGTTTCTGCTGTTTCGCCTCGTCGGCGGCGCCATCGGCATCGCCTTTCAAAGCGTGGTTTATTTTCGCCGCACGCCATGGCATCAACTCAATTTGTCGGAATATCTCGGCGGCCGGCGTTACGCGTCTCTGGACACGCTCTCCGCCCTGACCCAACAATTACAGTCGCTGGGCATGTCCGAATCGGTCGCCCGCCGGCAGATTGCGCGATTGATCCGCCAGCAGGCGGGCATTCTCGCCTTAAACGACGCCTTCCTTCTCGGCGCCTGTATCATGTTCCTGTTGGGCGTCCTGGTCTGGTTCGCCCGGCTCAAAAAGGAGCCTTCGGCCTATGCCGCGCAAGCGACGGCCAAAACGAAGATCGAGAGCAGAGCGGCCGTGACGGCGGACCACTGA
- the nhaR gene encoding transcriptional activator NhaR, with the protein MQSIGISDGLSMDRLNYQHLFYFWNVAREGSVTRASEKLRLAQPTISGQLAVFEDAIGAQLLRKEGRKLTLTEKGRTVYHYADEIFALGRELTNTLKGHAGAMGMRLSVGIADALPKLIVYRLIEPALNQEQQTQIVCHEDKVERLLAELTLHGVDLVLADTPATTAIGGRVFNHLLGECGVAVFSAPQLAARYCENFPNSLEGAPFLFPTPATALRRSLDLWFEQRRIAPAVRAEIEDSALLKTFAAAGAGLFVAPVAVTEAIERQYGVVNIGELDGVTESFYAITLRRKVDHPAITTILENARDWLVTP; encoded by the coding sequence GTGCAAAGCATAGGTATTTCCGATGGGCTCAGCATGGACCGGCTCAATTACCAGCATCTCTTCTACTTCTGGAACGTGGCTCGCGAAGGCAGCGTGACGCGGGCCAGCGAGAAGTTGCGACTGGCGCAGCCGACGATCAGTGGCCAGCTCGCGGTCTTCGAGGACGCGATCGGCGCGCAGCTCCTGCGAAAGGAAGGCCGCAAACTGACGCTTACCGAAAAAGGCCGCACGGTCTATCACTATGCGGATGAAATTTTCGCTTTAGGGCGCGAACTCACCAATACGCTGAAGGGCCATGCCGGGGCCATGGGCATGAGATTGAGCGTCGGCATCGCCGATGCGCTGCCAAAACTCATCGTCTATCGCTTGATCGAGCCGGCGCTCAACCAGGAGCAGCAGACTCAAATTGTTTGCCATGAGGACAAGGTCGAGCGGCTGCTCGCGGAACTCACGCTGCATGGCGTCGATCTCGTGCTGGCCGACACGCCGGCGACCACCGCAATCGGCGGGCGCGTCTTCAACCATTTGCTCGGGGAATGCGGCGTGGCCGTCTTCTCCGCGCCGCAGCTTGCCGCCCGATATTGCGAAAACTTCCCGAATTCGCTCGAGGGCGCGCCTTTCCTGTTCCCGACGCCTGCCACGGCGCTGCGCCGGTCGCTCGATCTGTGGTTCGAGCAGAGGCGCATTGCGCCCGCAGTACGGGCGGAGATCGAGGACAGCGCGTTGTTGAAAACGTTCGCCGCAGCCGGCGCAGGGCTTTTCGTCGCGCCCGTCGCCGTCACGGAGGCGATCGAGCGTCAATATGGCGTGGTGAATATTGGCGAGCTCGACGGGGTGACGGAAAGTTTCTACGCGATCACCCTGCGCCGAAAAGTGGATCATCCGGCGATCACGACCATATTGGAGAACGCGCGGGACTGGCTCGTCACCCCTTAG
- a CDS encoding 5-(carboxyamino)imidazole ribonucleotide synthase, giving the protein MLKPGATIGILGGGQLARMLALAGARLGLKSHVFSPVADDPAFDVCAAHTKAYFLDEAALAAFAESVDVVTYEFENVPARTAEVLEAHRPVRPNPKVLALTQDRLIEKEFVRGLGVATADFADVTNAESLARAVARLGRPSILKTRRFGYDGKGQTQIREGVDLAEAFAALGGAPCILEGFVPFSKEVSVVAARGLDGEFRAYDVCENVHERHILAVTTAPAAMSEATARAAVEMARKIAEAADYVGVIAVEMFVVADGSGERLVVNEIAPRVHNSGHWTLDGAVTSQFEQHMRAVAGMPLGATTRHGRQVTMQNLIGADVDRWADILREDGACLHLYGKTESRPGRKMGHVTRVKR; this is encoded by the coding sequence ATGCTGAAACCCGGCGCAACCATCGGCATTCTCGGCGGCGGGCAGCTCGCGCGCATGCTGGCGCTGGCCGGCGCGCGGCTGGGGCTGAAGTCACACGTTTTCTCCCCTGTTGCCGACGATCCGGCCTTCGACGTCTGCGCGGCCCATACGAAAGCGTATTTTCTCGACGAGGCGGCCCTCGCCGCTTTCGCCGAGTCGGTCGACGTCGTGACGTACGAGTTCGAGAATGTTCCTGCCCGCACCGCGGAAGTTCTGGAAGCGCATCGGCCCGTGCGACCCAATCCGAAGGTTCTCGCGCTCACCCAGGACCGGCTGATCGAGAAGGAATTCGTGCGCGGGCTGGGCGTCGCGACCGCCGATTTCGCCGATGTGACGAACGCAGAGAGCCTGGCGCGCGCCGTGGCGCGGCTCGGACGGCCCTCGATCCTCAAGACGCGCCGGTTCGGCTATGACGGCAAGGGCCAGACGCAAATCCGCGAGGGGGTCGATCTCGCCGAGGCCTTCGCCGCGCTCGGCGGCGCACCCTGCATTCTCGAAGGCTTCGTGCCTTTCTCCAAGGAGGTTTCGGTCGTGGCCGCGCGCGGGCTAGACGGAGAGTTTCGCGCCTATGACGTCTGCGAGAATGTGCACGAGCGTCATATTCTCGCTGTGACGACCGCGCCCGCCGCGATGAGCGAGGCGACGGCGCGCGCGGCGGTCGAGATGGCCCGGAAGATTGCCGAAGCCGCGGATTACGTTGGCGTCATCGCGGTGGAGATGTTCGTCGTCGCCGACGGGTCCGGGGAGCGGCTCGTCGTCAATGAAATTGCGCCGCGCGTGCATAATTCCGGGCACTGGACGCTCGACGGCGCCGTGACCTCGCAATTCGAGCAGCATATGCGCGCCGTTGCGGGCATGCCGCTCGGCGCCACGACCCGCCATGGGCGGCAGGTGACGATGCAAAATCTCATCGGCGCCGACGTCGACAGATGGGCCGACATTCTCCGCGAAGACGGCGCCTGCCTGCACCTCTATGGCAAGACGGAGTCGCGCCCTGGCCGCAAGATGGGCCATGTCACCCGGGTGAAGCGCTAA